Part of the Motacilla alba alba isolate MOTALB_02 chromosome 20, Motacilla_alba_V1.0_pri, whole genome shotgun sequence genome, GTTccccctgtgcagagctgaacGGAGATGCCTGTACCATGGGGCAGGAGccacccagcctgggctgggttCAGGCCAGCAGGTCCGGGTGGCTGCAGGCTTGGTGACCCTGTTCCAGTCTGTCACCTCCCTTCCTGCTATCCAGTTTATTTTCCTATGTTTTGGAGTTTGTTGCTGCTGGGTGAGTGTAGAAATAAGATGAGATTTCCAAATCAGATCAGGCCCTGCCAACTGAGCATACCAGTGATATGAGGGAATCTGGGTGCCCACAGCAAGACTGGGAATTTACCCTGTGTCCCTGAAGCCCTAACCCAGCACCAGGACCCTCTGCCCACAGCGAGCAGTGACATCTAGAAGTGTTTTGGATTTGTCACTGTGAGCACCTCGGGCCGTGTGTGCATCCAGGCTGCCCAGCCGGCACCGTGGGCTGAACTGGCACCCGGGACGTCACCGTGCACCGGCACGCTGCGTGACGCAGCCTGGCATGGAGGAATGCCCTGTGGTTTCCATCCCATGTGAGCGCTGATTTGCCTCGGAGGGCGTCCTCGCCCGGCGCTGACTCAGCGGCAGCCGCCGCAGCAGAACCGctccagcaccctgcagccGCCATCCCGCGGGGAGACGGGGAGGacggggctggggagcaggagcgtggggacagcaggacaccGTCGGGACACCCTCAGAAAGAGAGTGGGGAGAAGAAGCGTGGCGGCTGATCCGTGCCGACGAGGCTCCCACGCCGCAGGGCCAATCCAGGTGGGTGGCAGaggtggtgctggtgctgtgctggtcCAGTGCCAGCGGAGTGGGGCTGGGTGGGCCGGTGAAGGGGTCACAACCGTGTacctctggagcagctcctccaggctggaggTGACCTGGTGTGCCACGTGAGCCTGGCTGGACTGCCCgtcccaggagggagaggagctggggccaCACTGGGCAATGCCCAGAGCTCAGATCCCCGAACtccagctgggtttggggcGTGGGATTCTGTTGCCGAGTTTCTGGGGCTGTTTGGAGGGCGGCTCCGCTCGGCTCGGCTCCGCTTGGCTCGGTGCAGCCCGGCTCGGTGTGGCCGTGCCAGCGCAGTGGCTCAGCTCCGCAGGAATGTGGAGCAGCAGGTTGTGCCCGGCCGGGCTGTCCgtgctggggaggggtcccCACGCCGGCcactggtggctgtgctggggctcctgTGTCCTCTGCATTTCACAGCCATCTCCTCCGTGGCTTGGCTGAGCGCCTGGTACaaggctgagctccagcctaACATGGGgacattttcctgctttgcctTGCCTGGGGGACACTTTCCTGCTTTGCCTTGCCTGGGGGACACCCCTGTCCTGAACTGGAGAGCCCTCCCTGTGTTGGGCACAGGTACAGGGGCAGTGAAGCTGGCCAttggcacaggggctgggcagcactggACCCAAGGGGTCGGGCAGAGGGGTGCAGAAAGCTGCCCCACCGAGGAGGCAGGAGGATCTGTGTCGGTGCTGGGACCGTTCCCAGCTGTCGCCACGCCTGGCCACCCCCCTGCAGACATTTTCCAGGTCAGGAGGCAGCGTGTCCCCCCAGGCAGGGGACAAGGACGGGGAGAGGGGCAGCCGGCTTCCCCCATGGCCACTCGTCTGTCACAGCGTGTTGCGGGGATGCACCGTGTGCAGTGCAGGGATCCTGCTGGGGTCCAGATTCTGGGGGATCTGGCACCCGTGGGCTGGTAGGGGGTGCAGACATGGCTCAGCTGTGGCTCggcagggctgtgggtgccagggctggctcctgccaCTGGGACAGGcgctgggctgctcccaggaagTTTGTGCACACAGGTGAGCGGGTGACggtggcagctgccagctcgGGGCTGCCACGGGAGCGAGTGAGGCCACAGCACCCCGGCCCCCTCCTGCCCACCACTGCACCTGGTGAGTGCTGGGGCTTGCTGTCACATTCTCGGGCTCATCGGTGCCCCAAATCGGGACCCTCGGGAGGAATCTCGGAGCAGCTTGGGAAAGGGGTTGGGGGAGGGGGTCTGACCCGCATATGCTCCTGTGTGCCCTGCCACTGCTGAGCCCCTCTGGGTACTGGGGCTACTCTGGGTGTGTCCACCTCTGGTCAGGGGGCTGCAGAAGGGTGTAGGGCTGGTTTGGgtgccctccctccccccttTGGCTGTGGGCGGGCTGGTGCCTCTGCGCGACCGTTGTGGCGGCTGCGCTTGTTGGGGTTGGCAGGGACCCAAGGACACGGGTGCACAGGGCCTCACGCTGCCCCGAGCACGCCGCGGCCGGAGAAGCACGAGTGGAAACCCCCGTGTACTCCACTTACTTTCCAAGGAGCTCCAGGGTGAGAGCAGGGAGCCCGCGAGCAGCCCCGGAGCTTGCGagagctgagggagcagcagagggagcgGAGCACCGAATCCACCAGCCCGGCAGGGTGGTGGGTGATGGAACCCTGGGCATGGGGGATGCACGCCTGGGAGCAGGCAATGCACCCCTGGGCATGGGTGATGCAAGGATGCAGATGAGGCACCCCTGGGAGCAATCAGTGGTCCCCTGGGGTGGGCGATGCACGCCcgggggaaggagctgccccCGGGATGTGGGCAGTGCACCCTGAGCGTGGACGATGGGCACATGCAATGCACCCCTTGATGCGGGCGATGCACCCCCGGCACCTGCGACTTGGGCAGAGCATCAGTGAGAGGAGCTCGGCTCCCTCCGCCGCCGCTCTCTCCCCAGGGCGCCCCTCGCCGGGTCCGGGGCGCCCTCCCCGCCGGCGCCATTGGCCCCGGTGCGGTTTGAAGCAGGCGTGCGGCGCGGATTGGCCGGGGCACTTGTCGGGGAGGCTCGGCGGAGGCGGAGGCGTGGTGACCGCCTTCAAATAGGCGGCCCGGAGCCGGGGGCGCAGCGAGTGCGGTACCGCACAGCCTGGGCTGTCTTTGTCTGCCGTGGGGCCGGGGCGCGGGCAGGGGCAGCATCGCCGCCGCTCTCCCTCCGGCCCCGCTCTCACTCCGGCCCCTCTTCGCAGCCGACGGCACCTGAGCCCCTCGCTGCCCGTGGCGGCCTCTCACCCGTGTCCCGGTGCCGGCACGGAGGATGCCCGTCGAGGCGCTGCAAGCCGGTGACACCATGAAGGGGGTGACGGTGACGGCGCCTTTCACCTCGGCCATGCCCGTCCGTATCCTCCGCAAAGGGCCCGCGTATTTCCGCCGGCACGCCGAGCCGGGGGCCGGGAAGCCCAGCGCAGTGGAGAGGCTGGAGGCCGACAAGGCCAAGTACGTGAAGAGCCAGAAGGTCGCCAGCACCAAGCAGGAGCCGGTGAAGCCGCTGCTGCTCAAGCAGCCTCTCTTCACCCCCGGGGTGCGCCGGGCTGTGCTCACCCCCAGCCGCAGGGCAcccccggggccgcgccgcgccgaTGCTGCCAGCCCGAAGACCTCCCTTGACCTGGACATCCTCAACAACCTCATCAACCTCTGTGACAGCCCCTTCCCGAAGGCGGAGAGCCCGCTGGGCAGGGAGTGCAGGTGGCGGGCGGAAGCGCCAGGGGCGGAGGGGGCTGTCAAGCCACCGGAGAGCCCGGCCGCCACCAAGCCCCCCGGCAGCGTGGCCGTGCGGAGGGTGGACGTCCGTCCCTGTGCAGCTCCGCGGAGCCCGGCGACACCGCTGCCTGCGTCCCCCATCCCGGGCGGGCTGCCTGTGACCCCGTCCCGGAGCTCGCCCGCCCGCCCGGAGAGCGCCCGCCGGCAGCCGCTGCTGCACCGCTCCAAGTCGGACCTGAGCGATCGGCTCTCGCGGGCCACCGCCGACCTGGAGCGCTTCTTCAACTACTGCGGCCTGGACCCCGAGGAGATGCAGGACATGGCGGCTGAGCGCTTCGCCCGCGCCAGCTCTGACATCGTGTCCCTCAAGTTCCACAGCGTGAGCACGGCCAGCTCGGAGGGCGGCCGCTCGCCGCCCAGCGCCGCCACGCCGGAGGGACGGCCGGCGGAACGCGTGCCCTACGGCATCTCCATCATCGAGCGCAACGCCCGCGTCATCAAGTGGCTCTACGGGCTGCGCCAGGccagggagccccagcaggtCTCCGATGTGTAGCAGTGCCATGGTGGGCGCCGGGGATGGGTCGCTCATAAGTGGGCGGCGCTGGATGGGGACAAAGCGCTGGCCGtgccctgggaggagcagcGACCTCTTGGTGGTGACAAGACCCTTGaactcagccctgctgtgccacagcatcACTGGCCTGATGTGGCCAGGGATCCATGGTCAGacccctgtgccagcactggagAGCCAGGTCCCTGCAAGCTCATGGGAAGGCAGAGGACACGTGTCCCTGGGTGTGTGGCTGGTCCTCAACACCCCCAGGGCCTCAAGTATGGCTGCCCTGCCTGtactgctggcagctcctgcctgtcctgctcctctccagcaccCTTGGGTGGGGTGCAAGGGGCTGGTTCCCCCTGCACggagcagggacactgcagcGGTGAAGGAGCTGCCCCCTTGCAGCCTCCACAGAAGGGGTCCCACTGCCTGGGGTGGTGGCCACACCCTGGTGGTCCCATCCTATTGCTGAAGAAAAGCCTGGTGCTTTGAGGGGTGAGGGGGAAGCCTGACTGCCTGCTTcaagctgcccagggctgtgtgtctgtgtgagtGTCTGTGGGTGCCTGTgttccccttcccagctgccagtgGGCAAGAAAGCCCCACCATGCTGGGCCTGGTTTTTATGAAGACAACAGTTCCTCTTTTCTACTCTTTTCCTTATGTTTGAtctgtaaataataataataataattataatgcAGCCAGTTTTATTAAATACCTGTGTTTTGGAGGCTGTGTGTTGTCTCTTGGGGCGGTGGAAtttgggatgggacaggggctctggggctgcctgtagctctgcaggctgtgggtgCAGAGTGGATGGGTGCTGGAAGGGAATCACGGGCTCCGTGCTGCAGTGTGCCagcgcggggcccggcgggcaCAGCAGGGCGGCGGCTGGCTCTGGCAGGTCCCggcagagccccagctgctgggattCCCCTGTGTGCCATGCACCCtcccctgcctccttccctccctcctgcaaAGCTTGGCCAGGTCCCGGCTCTCCAAGAACTGGAGATGGGGGCGGCGATAGCAGAGACCTCCCAGGTGGGCTGGGGTGAAAGGCGGCGCAGGGAgtgctttgaagatgaaaagcaCCCATGCttctcccagggcagcctggcacgGCACCGCAGCTCTCCCGCCACCtcaggtgccacctgtgccctgcAGTCACCGTGCTCCTGATGTGCCCTGCAAGCGGGTGTCTGCTGGGGAAGGTGACATCAAAGCCACCAGCAAGCACCTGCACCCAGGGACTCCACCTGAAGCTGGGGCTGCCGCTGCCTCCCCTCAGTGGCAGCCCCCCAGCAGCTGCGGGCCAaggcagcaccacaggccccTTGACTGGGGCTTCCATGCTTGGGGTCCCCAGAAAAGCTGTCATAAAGAAGAATTTACCACCCCAGCttgatttctgtgctgttgaaTGTCCACACAGATCCCCTGCCTAGGGTGCAGGATCCACGTGACTCCTGCTGGGTTATTGTCAGgtccagctgctgggaatgtgGAGGGCAGGATGTGGTGTCAGGACGTGGTGACAGGACACCAGGACACGGGGATGGCATCTGGCTGTGAGTCAGGCTGACAAAGTGCTCTGGGGAGGACACGCACACCCAGGGGATCCTTAATGATGGCACATGGGGCACTGGGTGCCTCCCCAAGGAAAACACCCCGGAAACCAGAGGGTGACAGGGACCCTGGGCAATCGCCTGGGGACAGGCTTTGCCCTTGGGGAAATCGCTGAGGGAACCAGATCCTCGCTGGTGGCTGGGACCGGCTGTGCTGCCGGATTCCTCAGCGTGGTGTGTCCCAAGGCTCGGTCTAAATTTGTTGCTATTGCTAAGGAGAAAGGTGGGGGGGCACCAGTCCCCAGCCAGGCAAGGGCTGAGCAGCCACATGTCCCTCAGGTGCTGCCAGTCCTTGGTGTGGCTCTGGTGTCCCATGCCCTGCATGAATGGGTCCTGACATGGCCATCCAAAGCCCTGTGTGCTCATGTGTGCACGATCCTGAGCCTGCAGGAtgtctgtgtgtccatgtgCACACGTTGTGTGTTCGATGTGcacacacagatgcacacagagcagccttGTTCCCGAACCAGGAGTCTCCGTTTGACCCCCACCCATGGGACTGCCAGCATGAAACCCTGGCACAGACACGTTCAGACACGTGTCCCCCCCAGAATGCCCCCCCACTGCGTGTCcccactggggacagcaggacagcccCACGCTCCCTATCgctttccctggcagctgcttccCGGTGGCTCGGGTTTCGTGGGGAGCACAGCTGAGGCCATCAGTTATTTCCAGGGAGGAGGGACAGCCGGGGAAATGTCCATCACCCTCACCCTCTGCGCCGAGATTCCCCATGGGTGCCCCAtgagcaggcaggaggtgcaggcaggcagccaggaCAGAAGGAAAACCGGCAGCACCGCCCCCcgtgttttccattttttaattattcccCACTGATGAGCATCTTCTGGAAGCGCCAACAACGTCACGTGCTTTAATCAGCGTTAATTAGCGGGTGCCTCgggacagggatgggggcaggcagcagggccccCCCGCTGCTGCGTGCACAGCCGGTGTCGGTGCCAGCACCCACCACCTCCCGCCTCCCAGCCCCTTTAACccgcagccccctccccacccacgaccccccagccccttcctgccAATCCTggggccctgccagcccctgccacgGCAGTGTCTGCTCCCAGCAAGGGCCTTGCAGAACTCGGCCACTGGCCATCCCAGGACTGGTCCCCAAGGACACCCCCTGCTCTTCCTGTCCTCTCTGAGAGCTGGAGAAAcccagctccatcctctgaGGAGCAGTGCCTGTCCTGCCGTACGTGGGGACAGTGGCTCGGGTCTTGCTTGGAAGAGGGACAGCCTGTGGCCCTCTGCGTGGCTGTGTCTGGATGaaaggggaaggagggacaCCACCAGCCCCCATGCTTATCAGCATTCCTGTCCCATCCAGCTCCTCTAATCCTGCAGGAAAGTGGGATGGTGGGGAATTTACAATATCCAAAACCAGTGAAAAGGCAAAGCCCCCATCATGTCTGGGGTCCCTCTGAATGCACATGGTCCCAGGGGTTCCCATCACTGGGGGGGGATCTTCGAGCCCTGTCCCCAAGACAAAACCCTGAGGCCCAGCAGAAATTCGGGGAGAGAAGCTGGGGTGAGATCAGGGGTTTCCATATGCTGGAGCCCACTTTGGCAGGTCTGGCTTTGtcccactcctgcagctcctgcagctccagctccagctccagctccttcaccCCTGCCCACAGTTCCTCCAGCATGGCCGTGGTGACACTGCAGACTTCTGAAAAGTGGGATAAACGAGAGTAACAAAATAAACTCATGGCAAAggttccctgcagcagctgggacatcTTAGCCCCAACCATCCCTCGTCCCAGACTTGTCTCTCAGAGCTGGCACTCCGTGGGCACGTTAGAAGCTGGAGGGCCGGATCATCATGCGGGTGCCCTTCAGGGAGTAGCTGGGCCCCTGGAAGTGGTGCCAGCGGATGCCGTTCAGCTTGCGGATGTTGTTCCGGGCCGGGTAGTAGATGCCATTCAGGTTGGAGAGGCCACAGGCATCGAACCACCATcctgtgggaagggaggagggcgGGGAGGTGGCATCGCAGGCTGGCACCCATGGGTGCTGCACGGGGGCGTCCCCCTGCTCCACTCACCTCCCGAGAGCATCTGGGCACACTTGCACAGACAGTTGTCGTTGTCGGCGTCACGGGTGCTGAACTGggtgccctgcagtgccaggccactctgctgcccagctgtgccactgtAGTCCTGCAGCGACAGCCTGTGCCCAGCGGGAACACAGCCACTGTCACTGCTGGCTGCCGGGGGGTCACAGAGCCCCCAGCGCTGCTCAGGGGCTGCATGAGGGGGATGTGGGCAGAGATCCTGCAGTTCCAGCTTGGCCTCCTGTCCTTGGCCCCCAAGAGTGGGGCAGAGAGGACCCCCAGGTCTCCTCCAGTCCTCTTGCTGGGGGTCAGCTCGGTGCATGCATGGGATGGATGGTGCAGGGCATGTCTGGGGTCTGGACCCACCTCCAGCCCAGCGGTGAAGGcccccagctgcttcccaccctcctgcccatggccaggAGCACACGGTCATGGCAAGATGAGCATTAGGAGCACAGCATCCCTTCATGGACATGGACAGCGTGGAGATGCCCAGCACCCCTGGGAATGCCTGGTGGCCACACATGTGTCACCTCCCTTGCCCAAACAAAGAGCCTCAGTGCAAGTGCCCAAGTTGCTCCCACTGGGATGGCAAATCCCACTGCCTTGATGCAATTTTATACATTAAAAAGCTACTTCTCAGAAGCCCAGGGAGAGATGAAGGTGTCACAGCAATGTGCCTGGCACCTGCCACCATAACTAGACCAGGACAACCTAGTGAAGCCCCAGGTGATCCTGCACCTCCCCGGGGCACCACACCCAGCCCTTCCCCCTGGCCACGGCTGCCCGCAGGGCTTGGGGACAGTCAGGGATGGGGAGTGCTGGGTGGCTGTTCCCACAGTGCCTCTCCCCTACCTGTAAAACTGCCGCTCGCTCCCCAGCTGGAATTTCCCGTAGTGGGCATACACCTGGCCGCCCTCCCAGTCCTGCAGCTCCACCCGCAGGGCGTAGGGCACCCGGCTCGTCAGCAGGTGCACGGCCTCGTTCCCCAGCCAGTACTCCCCCGACGCGTCCCCAAAGccctgtggagcagcagggcGGGTGAGTTCAGGGTGCCTGGGGGGTGCCCCACTCCCCGGCCAGGCACACACCTGCTTGTactccctccagctcctctggaagCTGAGGCTGCCGTTGGCACGAAGCTGGATGACGGTCCAGCCCCCTCGATCCGTCTCCATGTCACAGTATGCCTGcaaggggagggagggacagctgGGGATGGCTTGGGGCGGGCGGCTGGGTGCatctctgccaggctgggcagctcAGCGTGGGTGCTCTATGGGTGCTAGAGCTGCCTGAGGGGCTGGCGAGGGCGTGCTGTGCTCAGTGCCTGGCTGAGGGGTCTCTCCTCCCTCcatggctgtgggcaggggctggcgTCTGGTGCTTATAGGTCAGGGTGCCTAAAATCATTTTTATGCCTCCATCTGGaaggctgtgccagccctgctttcATCCCGTGGGTGCTGCTTTCACCCCTGTGCAGCCCCCAAGGCTGGAGGGGGTGGGGAAACTGCCCTGGGATGTGCCAAGCAACAGGGATCTGGTGTGGATCTGCTGTGCACTGGGTGGGCAACACTCCGGGGTGCTCTCTGGACTGTGCTCACCTTTTTGGGCTCGCTGAGGTTGGCAATGTGCAGGGTGTAGGTGCCACTGGCATGGATGCCCGCCCGGCGCGCCTCGGCACAGTCCTGGaattgctgctcctgcccaggtgacgtggctgtggcaggggggacagggagaaGGCAGAAACCGTGatggccctgcagccctgacatgttttgctgctcttccctctccctttaTGCTCACAGATTATTTGTTTTATCTTCTGTGCCATCTCCTGAGGGCTGAGCAAGGCAGCTGTGccaccagggctgctgccagcctaaCCCCTGGGGGTTTGCCATGGCTGGGAATGGCATCAGGCTATGGACCCACCCCTTGGGGCTCCAAGCTGCTCCTTGGTTGCATTGAGTGGATCATTTCCTAggggaaggtgttcctgcccacggcagggtGTTGGagtgagatgagctttaagatcccttccaaacccaaaccattccatgattgaATGATTTTTGAGTTGAAGTCACTCAGGCTGAGCAGACCACAAGGGGCACGCTGGCACGCTGCTGGGAGGACAAGGagctttccctctgcctgcacaccccgctcacctctgccctgggagaCGAGGCGCACCAGGCTCTGGACAgactggaggagctggagctgctggcgcTGGAGCAGGCTGGTGTTGGCACTGGCAGCCTGCAGCGTCTTTTCCATCTCCTCGATGGTGCCGCTCTGCCGGCTCAGCAGCCgctgcagcttctccttctcTGAGTGGGCTCCCGCCAGCTCCGCCTGCTGCTTCGTTTCCATCTCCAGCACCCGCACCTCCAGGATGCTGGGAGTGGGATGCAGCGGTGATGGGGTGGCAGAGCGGTCCCAGCGTGTCTGCAGGGACCCAttgctgtccccatcccctgctgcACCCCCTGAATTGTACCCCCGCTTCTGGGATGTGCCCAGCCAGGAGAACCCAAAGCCCAGTGgccgtgctggggctgtgcaacCCCCCAGGGACCACAGCCAGCACCCGGAGGGGTTCAAGCCCCCTCAAAGTGCAGTGTGAGGTGGCAGAGACCAGCCTCCCTGTGTGGTCCAAGGGCTGTGGGGGTCCCTGACCACCCCGGCCCCTActtgtttctgttcttcagcTTGTGGATCTCATtggtctgcagcagcagctgcttctccagcttgGTGGTGGACAGGGAATTCTCCTGGAGCTGCATCTCGATGCGCCACGTCTGATTCAGCACCTGCCTCGGGAGCAGAGGGGACTCTTGGCAtcagcagccagggccacaTCACAGCCGTGGTGTCACCGGCCTGGCCGGTCTCTGGCACATAGCCTGGTACCTCCACCACTGGTGCATTAAACCCTGTGTCACCTCAGGCCATCTTTTCTCTGCAGACAAACTGTGGCACCCACCATGGCTCAGGGAGGCGGGGACGCGGGGACACCCGTGCCGTACCTGCGCCTCCACGTCGGTGAGCTTGCGGCTCTGCTCGGCGCTGCGGTTCAGGAGGGAGCTGCCGATCTCCAGCATGGTGGCGGTCTGGTTCTGCACCGCCGTCTGCTGCAGCTCCGCCATCTCCGGCTTCACGCTGCTCTGGATGTAGCTCTCCAGCTGTGCGGGGAAGTGAGGGGGCAGGGGGTCATTTGGGCACCTCTTTGGGTTCTATCTCAGCGTCCCAGATGAGCCTGGCACCGCCGGGCACAGCCCTcaggcacagccctgtgtcTCCACAAGGCTTGACCCACCTCGGGGCCCTTGGACTCTTATCAGAGGACAGCgcaagctgagctgctgcagaggaggctcCTCAAGCACTGGCTGCCAAGATTCCTGGGCTGTGGTAccagctggagcctggcatGGGCttctgtgtgcccaggtgtgctggcGAGCTGGGGCCAatgcccagccagggctgtctgtgccaagcagccaggcagggagtgGCTGGCACTGGCATCGGCatcagctgcagcccccagccgCGGGGGATACGGAGGGTGAGGGGACACCGCCAGCCAGGGAAGCTGCGTGTCCGGCACCCGGTGCCGCTCCACCACGTGGAAGTGCTCGGGGCTGGGAAGAAGCTGGCTGCGAACACAGCTCGGACTCAGCTGAGATGACGCTTCCGCTTTCCCAGCCCGCGGGGGAGCCGCCTTTCCCAAAGGCTTTGCTATTNNNNNNNNNNNNNNNNNNNNNNNNNNNNNNNNNNNNNNNNNNNNNNNNNNNNNNNNNNNNNNNNNNNNNNNNNNNNNNNNNNNNNNNNNNNNNNNNNNNNNNNNNNNNNNNNNNNNNNNNNNNNNNNNNNNNNNNNNNNNNNNNNNNNNNNN contains:
- the ANGPT4 gene encoding angiopoietin-4, with protein sequence MRALSLGLVALSCAAAALCAAGAQRRAPEGGGRRRYHRVQHGRCSYTFVLPEADPVPCPAAPGAAPGPASALLQRDSPAGSAGHGAAQRLRHLERILENSTQWLLKLESYIQSSVKPEMAELQQTAVQNQTATMLEIGSSLLNRSAEQSRKLTDVEAQVLNQTWRIEMQLQENSLSTTKLEKQLLLQTNEIHKLKNRNNILEVRVLEMETKQQAELAGAHSEKEKLQRLLSRQSGTIEEMEKTLQAASANTSLLQRQQLQLLQSVQSLVRLVSQGRATSPGQEQQFQDCAEARRAGIHASGTYTLHIANLSEPKKAYCDMETDRGGWTVIQLRANGSLSFQRSWREYKQGFGDASGEYWLGNEAVHLLTSRVPYALRVELQDWEGGQVYAHYGKFQLGSERQFYRLSLQDYSGTAGQQSGLALQGTQFSTRDADNDNCLCKCAQMLSGGWWFDACGLSNLNGIYYPARNNIRKLNGIRWHHFQGPSYSLKGTRMMIRPSSF
- the FAM110A gene encoding protein FAM110A → MPVEALQAGDTMKGVTVTAPFTSAMPVRILRKGPAYFRRHAEPGAGKPSAVERLEADKAKYVKSQKVASTKQEPVKPLLLKQPLFTPGVRRAVLTPSRRAPPGPRRADAASPKTSLDLDILNNLINLCDSPFPKAESPLGRECRWRAEAPGAEGAVKPPESPAATKPPGSVAVRRVDVRPCAAPRSPATPLPASPIPGGLPVTPSRSSPARPESARRQPLLHRSKSDLSDRLSRATADLERFFNYCGLDPEEMQDMAAERFARASSDIVSLKFHSVSTASSEGGRSPPSAATPEGRPAERVPYGISIIERNARVIKWLYGLRQAREPQQVSDV